From Triticum aestivum cultivar Chinese Spring chromosome 4A, IWGSC CS RefSeq v2.1, whole genome shotgun sequence, a single genomic window includes:
- the LOC123084877 gene encoding probable serine/threonine-protein kinase PBL16: MFLVRQRKRLSLFLGKFCVVMGNCWFKGSPYFNRVSSNATKSESPKLQSPSERIEKDDSLLPSNPHEVEALRNDSARKNPLIAFTFEELKRMTKNFRQDSVLGGGGFGRVYKGCVTSDLREGLTIQEPLRVAVKVHDGDNSFQGHREWLAEVIFLGQLSHPNLVKLVGYCCEDNHRVLVYELMPLGSVESHLFSRVMLPLPWSTRMKIALGAARGLAFLHEAEKPVIYRDFKTSNILLDEEYNAKLSDFGLAKDGPVGDKSHVSTRIMGTYGYAAPEYIMTGHLTAMSDVYSYGVVLLELLTGRKSLDRSRPVREQTLTDWAFPLLAHRKKVLGIVDPRLTADDYPVKAVHKTAMLAYHCLSRNPKARPLMRDIVATLEPLQQQQQPQPELVVEVSPANGSGGNDGVGVR, from the exons ATGTTCTTGGTGAGACAGAGAAAGAGGCTGAGTTTGTTCCTTGGGAAATTTTGTGTTGTCATGGGTAACTGCTGGTTTAAAGGGAGTCCGTACTTCAACAGGGTTTCTTCCAATGCGACAAAGTCAG AATCTCCAAAATTGCAGAGCCCGTCGGAGAGGATCGAGAAGGACGATAGCCTGCTGCCGTCCAACCCACATGAGGTGGAGGCTCTGCGCAACGATTCGGCTCGGAAGAACCCTCTGATAGCATTCACGTTCGAGGAGCTCAAGAGGATGACCAAGAACTTCAGGCAGGACTCGGTGCTAGGGGGAGGTGGCTTTGGCCGGGTCTACAAAGGGTGCGTCACCAGTGATCTTCGCGAAGGGCTAACGATCCAGGAGCCGCTGCGAGTTGCGGTCAAGGTCCATGATGGAGACAACAGCTTCCAAGGCCACAGGGAGTGGCTG GCTGAGGTCATTTTCCTTGGGCAGCTCTCACACCCAAATCTCGTGAAGTTGGTCGGTTATTGTTGCGAAGACAATCACCGGGTTCTCGTTTACGAGTTGATGCCCCTAGGGAGTGTCGAATCGCATCTGTTTTCGA GGGTAATGCTGCCACTGCCATGGTCCACCAGAATGAAGATCGCACTCGGTGCGGCAAGGGGGCTTGCATTCCTGCACGAAGCTGAGAAGCCAGTCATTTACAGGGATTTCAAAACATCCAACATATTGCTCGATGAG GAGTACAACGCGAAGCTCTCTGACTTCGGGCTGGCGAAGGACGGGCCGGTCGGGGACAAATCACACGTCTCGACCCGCATCATGGGCACCTACGGCTACGCCGCCCCAGAGTACATCATGACAG GGCACCTGACGGCGATGAGCGACGTGTACAGCTACGGGGTGGTGCTGCTGGAGCTGCTGACGGGGCGCAAGTCGCTGGACAGGTCAAGACCGGTGAGGGAGCAGACGCTGACGGACTGGGCCTTCCCGCTGCTGGCGCACAGGAAGAAGGTGCTGGGCATCGTCGACCCCAGGCTCACCGCCGACGACTACCCCGTGAAGGCCGTGCACAAGACGGCCATGCTCGCCTACCACTGCCTCAGCCGCAACCCCAAGGCCAGGCCGCTCATGCGCGACATCGTCGCCACCCTCGAGcccctgcagcagcagcagcagccgcagccggAGCTGGTGGTGGAGGTGAGCCCGGCCAACGGCTCCGGTGGCAATGACGGCGTGGGTGTTCGTTGA